Within the Salvia hispanica cultivar TCC Black 2014 chromosome 4, UniMelb_Shisp_WGS_1.0, whole genome shotgun sequence genome, the region AGACTTATAGATATATAAGTAAatgtatgatttttaaatcttcataatcttatgaatataaaatttaaatagtttctattcttgatttgcaataattttttttttttttttatataattttttattttgatttaatttgttttaaatatattttcttattttttgaaaattatttggcccgtgcatagcacgggtggtAATACTAGTTGATATAAAGTACTACATGGTAATTAtgtcttctctctcaaattggAAGTTAGGGTTATATGGAATATAGATGTTATTAATATGTACTCATATTAAAAGTTATTGATGTAGAAGAATGTCATTCAACtccataaaatttgtattttgacATACTACTATCTATCATATCTTTTTCACTACTtagaattcatttttttgggtaTACAACTAAGAATGTCATTCAACTACTttgaaatgcatgatttccatttaattatAGTCAGATTCACGTGTGCTACTAATTTGCGATATGTTTATGTATgttgtttaaattttcaattgcaattattttatttctcttgcTCACTTTGAGAATACTTTACTATTTgcgacaatttttttttaaagttagaaTATTGGAATGGATAGAAGTAACACATAAGATCACTTTGACCCGAATAGCTCGTGGGTTAGCTCGAAACCCGAAGATTTAGAGTTACAGTCGAAAATTTACAACCTGGATAACCCGCACCTATATAGCCCAAAAACCCGAGTAAATTGGTCCGAACCCGAGTGGGTTAGCCCAATTGAATCCCTAAGCGGGAGCcatggaaagagaaaatactAACTACTAACAGCAAGTTTACATGACTAAATCGAACCCGACTCGTAACAAGATAAGTTATTCGACATAAGATTTGTTTTGATCGAATACCTTAAGTGTCGAATCCAACTTTAACCCATGAGAcaagaaatacaaataaaaaccatttggtgttaattaaaaaacatagataaataaatcagTGCAAGTGAgctaatattaaaaaaaaattcttgacCTCACTTCAGCCACACGCAACAACGACACCTTCACTAAGCTCAACCAAGCTCTCAATGCAAATAACGGAATGCTCGAACTCAAATTCTGGAAAATCAATCTTCTCAGTTGTTTCGTTGACCACATCATACCAATAAAATATCTTGTGATCTCACCAAAAAAGAATCATATATATTGCTATCTTTTGAATACGTCAATGACAACATCTTAATTTCAATATGCTTACTCACATGGTACTCACTGGTGCTAATAGCGAGTACATCTATCCAGGAATCTATCATTCCATACTCTTTCATCACTCACACCACAACCTTGTCATGATTGTGGCAAACTAGACACATACAGCCATCAAGAACAACTAATCTAATACCGAAACCTTTTATTTGAATTGAGAGCGGAAACATTATCTCACACTCAGATAATGTACTCAAATTAAAAGCCATTATCACTCCCGCGCAGGGATCCAATTCATATTCCCATGTTCCATCAGATTTCATATCCAGAGTATGCAAAGTACCATTAACGTGCTCACGCGAATTCCCCGGAACTGGATAATGGAATTTCAGAATTTTAGTCCATGTATTTAACTTTAGACTATAAACATACTCGGTTGAACGTTTGATTCTAACAACCTGgtaattgtcattttttaaacCATATCCGAAACCAAATGAATATCTAACTCGCCCATGGTCCGGATGATCTTCCAGTATATCGGGCAACCTCCGGTACATTGCGTGAAAGGGTTCCACAAACAAGGTGGCCGGTGGATTGGACTGCACAATCATAACTCCATTGCAAGAATTCGAGACCCCGTCGACGCTTTCGTAATATGCAGCCGGAAAGATGCCGGGAGTCTCGTCGAGCGCCTCAAACTGGAACTTGTAAAATATGCCATTGCCGCCGACGAACAGAGATCGCTGATGCGCTTGGCATAGATGCTTCCTAATGAAAATCCCACTTCCAATTAAAGTACCCCAAGTCGGTGCGACATCGTGGAATCGCTTCGGATATTTCACCGACAGATTGCAAAGGATTTCCTTGACAAAATCGAACGGAAACACCATTTCAGTTTACTTGAATAGAATTGTTCTTGCGGCATGACCTAAAATCTAAAATCCCTAGTTGGGGAGCTAATAAAGTTTTAGAAGTagcatattatattttttctaaatgatTATTAGTGgtagttaatatttttttataatggagCCATTGGCTTACATGGAAAGCTATTGTTTTAGGAATTCAtcgtaatttcatttttatcaaattacaactatcttgataaaatagtactccctccgtcctataaaaatgagttaaattattttaggtcattttaataaatgatgagttaaatgatctaaaaatgacatccgaattttataaattgatctGAACTGATTAATAATGACTTCCGTGTTTTTAGTCAATTATCAGATCGCATAATTTTTAAGACGCAATTTGAGCTCCATTTCTATATTAAGAtgcttttgatattttttctaatcTAACATCCAAAACGGCTATATATTAAGAAATCATCGATTCAGGTAtacattttccaattttattggtatccttttcatttttatatattaaattcgTGTTTAATAttcattgtttaatttaatgcTATCTAGCCTATCCCAATCTCAAATAAAACCTCAATtctcttaaaatttgtttacGGGTATTTTCGTAAAAATAGGGATTTTTTCTCACTATTTAAGCAGCAGTGGCAGAACACCACCTCCAACTTGAAATTCAAACACCCACAGAAACTGGGCTTCggtttctctctccaaatttcaaatttacatTTCTAAGCGGGAAGTGAAGCGAAGACCACCTGCCTCTAATGGCGGATGGCAACAAGAAGCCGGCGATGAGTCTCAATCAGCTCCACAATCGATTTCTATCCGCCTCTCAAGCTAGACCCAAACAAAAACCTGGTAAGTCTTCTCCCAATCATACGCATCTACCGATTAATTAGTTACTCCTCCGCTCACGCATACTCTCCTGTTTCCGATCGTGGTTTCATTTCGAAATCTGCAGTTGATCATACTAGTGCCTTGCCAACGGGGAAGCCCGCCCACGCACTTGATGATGCCCCGCGGTTTGATTTTggttctccttctccttctcctcctcctacCCAAGGTTTTTACCTAGattctactttttttatatattaattactttgAAGGATTTAggatttttcatttatgtgtGGATTATGACATTATCTGGTTGTTTTCCCCCTATTAAATTGTGCAGGAGAGGTGGATGTCAAGGAGCCTGTCTCGAGGCTTAACGATTCATCTCCCCGGCTATTTGCAGGCTTTGATGATTTCGATTCGCGATCTCCCATCTATGGTATTACTTGAATTCGATGATGCTGTTTTCTACAAAAACCATGAAAAAAGTATTTTCTCAAGTACTCTGTATAACTTCAATACATCTTCAGAATTGGTCTAAATTAAAGAACTAGAAATAAGGATGACAGGATGCGAGTGttatagtactatgttttCCCCTTCCCATGATGTGTGGTGCATACTGTTTATGGTTTATTTGTCCAGATAAATTGATACTTTTTTCTGAATATTCTGAACATTGTTAAAGCCTCCAAACCACCTGAAAGTTGCAAGACAACTGAAGAAGAGGAAAGTTCTTTTAAGAAGAATTCTGCTACTTCTGACTCAGGTGAACATAATACTGATCTTCAAGGCCAgtaatttgcatttttctaAGAGTTTGATGAGTCATTTTGTGATTTTCCCTGTGTCTTCTGTATACTGTTTTTCTGTCATTCTAACACATTTATGTCATTGTATCATGCAGTTGGTGTGGATCTCAACAATATTCAGCTGGAGAGCAGTAAAATACCTGCAGAAGCTAATGCTGAGGAGGGAAAATCTTTGTTATCTGGTGTTACTGATAATTCCGATGTTCCACGTATTGTTAATCTTCTTGAACCAATTATATTGATTATCTTAGTAAGCATTTTCTGcaatttatttcactcacttGATTTGTGGATTCAACAGGAGAAGAGAAGCAAAAGAAGGTTAGAATGGAAGGCAGACGTCGCCTCTGCAAAATTTCTGAGAACAATGAAGACACCACTGGTGCTGGGGAAAAAGCTAGTAGTGCTCAAGAACCAACTGTTGATGATATTTGGGATTTCGACTCACCATTGCCAGTCAAGAAAACATGCGAGAGTAGTGGAAATGAAATCATGGATATACTTAATGACTTGAGCTCCAAACTTGAGAT harbors:
- the LOC125220449 gene encoding uncharacterized protein LOC125220449: MVFPFDFVKEILCNLSVKYPKRFHDVAPTWGTLIGSGIFIRKHLCQAHQRSLFVGGNGIFYKFQFEALDETPGIFPAAYYESVDGVSNSCNGVMIVQSNPPATLFVEPFHAMYRRLPDILEDHPDHGRVRYSFGFGYGLKNDNYQVVRIKRSTEYVYSLKLNTWTKILKFHYPVPGNSREHVNGTLHTLDMKSDGTWEYELDPCAGVIMAFNLSTLSECEIMFPLSIQIKGFGIRLVVLDGCMCLVCHNHDKVVV